The following is a genomic window from Citrifermentans bemidjiense Bem.
TAGAACTGCCCGCAGCGCTGTGCCTCTTCCGCCACGGAGTCCTGTGCCTGCTTCTTGGTGCCGACGAAGAGAACGGTCTCGCCTGCCTGTGCTGCGTCGGTGACGAAGCTGTAAGCGTTCTTGAAGAGCCTTACGGTCTTCTGCAGGTCGATGATGTAGATCCCGTTACGAGCGCCGAAGATGTATGGCTTCATTTTCGGGTTCCATCTCTTGGTTTGGTGACCGAAATGGACACCGGCTTCCAGCAGTTCCTTCATGGTGATGTTCGACATGTGGTGTTTCTCCTTTTGGTTTTCCCTCCGCCACCTGGAATGCCGGAACCCGCGTTGCGGGCACCACCGGCAATGATTAGGGGGCGTGCGAATTTTAAACAGCGAACTTATATAGCACAGGGGAGAAGCGAAGGCAAGGCGAAAACCATGTGACGCAAAGCCGCAAAGACGCAAAGACAACAGAGCGTGAACTCCCTCTTGGTGACAGTCGCGGCAGGATCAATGACAATCGATGAAGAGGAAATATAGATTTTACTTGGCGCCTTTGCGTCTTTGCGTGACCTTCTTTTGGTTTATAGACTGCTTCTCCGCCAGTTGCCAGAATGCCTTCACGCTGGGGCGCTGCAGGTTGCGCCTGCCGCAGCAAAGCCCCACCTCGTACGGTTTCAATGAAGGCGCCTTCTCCAGCACCGCCACCTCGTCCCTGAAGGGGCTTCGCTCCAGAACCAGTTGCGGCACGATGCCGACCCCGCAGCCAAGCCGCACCATGGCGATAATGGCCTCATTGCCCGAGACCTCGGAGGTGATGTTTGGCGAAATGCGGTGCTCCTTGAGCCACTGATCGAGCCTCCTTCGGGAAAGCCCTGTCTGCGGCAACACCAGCGGTGCCCGGGAGAGGTCGAGTTCGCCACCCTCCTGCGGAACATCCGCAGCAATCGCGTGGCGCGGCGCGATGAAGATGAGCGGTATGGTGGCGATGGGGAGAAATTCCAAGTTCGAGCTATGCCGGTCGGGGAGTGCCGCCACGGCAAGGTCTATCTCCCCGTTTTGCACCTGCGTCACCGCCTGCTCCGCGGCCCCCGTCCTCAATTCAAGTTGGACCTCCGGGTACTTTTCCCGGTACGACTCCAGCAGTTCGGGAAGCAGGCTGTAGACCGCGGTGATGGAAGCGTATATAGATAACGTTCCCGCCACCGACTGCTCGTCCTTTATGGCGGCGCGGAAGCTCTGCCACTCCTGCAGGCAGAGGCGGGCGTAGCTTTTGAGGCGCTCCCCCGCCGGCGAAAGCGTTACCGTCCTGTTGTCGCGCAGGAAAAGCGGCTGTTCCAGTTGCTCCTCCATGCGCTGAATAGTCCGGGTCAAAGCCGACGGGCTCAGGTTGCAGGCCTGGCTGGCGCGACCGAAGTGGAGTGTCTCGGCGACGGTGAGAAATACTTCCAGTTCCCGCAGGTCCATGTTTTGTCCTCTAGTGATCATCAGTTCAAGGTTGTCCATCGCGTCCATCAAGACCATGAGTCCATTCCCCCTCGCCCTCCGGGAGAGGGCCGGGGTGAGGGAAGTCCACGTTGCGCCAGGCGCAATACAATATGCACAATAATTCAATTTACGCAATGTGAAATATGGTATACAGTCGGCACACTTTCAGACTTGTAACCACACCACAACATAGATTCAGGAGGGAATACCGATGGGAGTGAACTATTTCAACACCCTGCCGCTGCGCCGCCAGCTCCAGGAACTGGGCACCTGCCGCTTCATGGACGCATCCGAGTTCGCCAACGGCTGCGAGTACGTCAAAGGTAAGAAGATCGTCATCGTCGGCTGCGGCGCACAGGGGCTCAACCAGGGTCTCAACATGCGCGACAGCGGGCTGGACGTCTCCTACACCCTGAGGAAAGAAGCGATAGAGCAGAAGCGTCAGTCCTACCTGAACGCCTCCGAGAACGGCTTCAAGGTAGGCTCCTACGAGGAACTGCTCCCCGGCGCCGACATCGTCATGAACCTCGCCCCGGACAAGCAGCACAGCAACGTCGTCGATACCGTCATTCCCTTCATGAAGCAGGGCGCCGTGTTCAGCTACGCCCACGGCTTCAACATCGTCGAAGAAGGGACTCAGATCCGCAAGGACTTAACCGTCGTCATGGTCGCCCCTAAATGCCCCGGCTCCGAGGTGCGCGCCGAGTACAAGCGCGGCTTCGGCGTCCCGACCCTTATCGCCGTGCATGGCGAGAACGACCCCAACGGCGACGGCCTTGAGATCGCCAAAGCGCTTGCTTCCGCTCAGGGTGGCGACCGCGCCGGCGTGCTGGAGTCCTCTTTCGTGGCCGAAGTCAAATCGGACCTGATGGGCGAGCAGACCATCCTCTGCGGTATGCTGCAGGCGGGCGCCCTTCTTTGCTTCGACAAGATGACGCAAAACGGCATCGCCGCACCCTACGCCGTCAAGCTGATCCAGTACGGCTGGGAGACCATCACCGAGGCGCTCAAGCACGGCGGCATCACCAACATGATGGATCGCCTCTCCAACCCGGCGAAGCTCATCGCCTTCAAGCTGGCCGACGAGCTGAAGGACATCATGCGCCCGCTGTTCCAGAAACACATGGACGACATCATGAGCGGCGAGTTCTCCCGCACCATGATGGAGGACTGGGCCAACGACGACGTGAAACTCCTCACCTGGCGCGAGCAGACCGGCCAGACCGCGTTCGAGAAGACCGAGGCAGCCGGCGAGATCTCCGAGCAGGAGTACTTCGACAAGGCGATCCTGATGGTCGCCATGGTCAAGGCAGGCGTGGAACTCGCCTTCGAGACCATGGTGCAGACCGGCATCGAGCCGGAGAGCGCCTACTACGAGTCTCTGCACGAGACCCCGCTCATCGCCAACACCATCGCCAGAAAGAAACTGTACGAGATGAACCGCGTCATTTCCGACACCGCCGAGTACGGCTGCTACCTGTTCTCCCACGCCTGCGTACCCCTGCTCAAGGACTTCATGTCCAAGGTCGGCACCGACGTGATCGGCAAAGGGCTTGCGGCTAAGGACAACAGCGTGGACAACCAGCTCTTGGTTGCGGTCAACGCCGAGATCCGCAGCCATCTGGTCGAGGAAGTCGGCGCCGAGCTGCGCGCCGCCATGAAGGGCATGCAGAAGATCGTCTAGCCTGAAGCTGTAGTTCCAAAGAGGTAACAAAAAAGGCGCTTCCGTATAACCACGGAAGCGCCTTTTTCATTTGAGATGGCGGGAGAGTCAGTCGGGGAAACCCATCATCGACTGCTGTTCCTCCACAGGCACCTTCCGTAACGGCCCCTCCAAAAGCGACCCCAGGAGGTACAGGGTAGGCTTGATCACGCTGTCATCGGTCCAGTAGGCGGCATGGCTGGTGGGGTTCCAGGCCGTCAGGATGTTGCCGACGCTCACCTCGATATCCTCGCTCACCGCTTTCTCGTAGCTCGGACTGAGCGGCTTCAGCGGCCACCCCAAGACGTCGTCTGAGTCGTAGAGGTTCAACCACTTGGCCTTTTTCCGGTAATCCTCGGCGAGCGAGGAGGGGGGGAATTCTATCGCCGCCACCTCGTCCAAGGCCACAGTCATCATGGGGATATTGCTTCCCAAGGTGATAAAGCCGGCCAGCGTCTCCATCCTTTCGAAAGGGGTCGCTCCGTAGCGCTCCTCATCCTTACCTTTCTGCCGGTCCCAGATGTGGTCGGACATGATCACCGACCCGAGCGAATGGGCGATCACCAGCAGCGGCCGGTCGGCGCCGATGTTTGCGCGCAGCTCCTTGAGTGAGTCGCGGACCAACCCGTGGATCCTCTGATACAGGGAATCCGGCTGGTCTCTGTCATATGCGTAGGCGGTGATGGTGCCGAAGCTGTTTATGAAGAACTTGCGCAACTTGGCCCAGTTGAGGTCGTTGTCCGCGCAGAGGTCCACCCAGAGGCGGTTCTCCTTGGCGGAGAGCAGCGGGTTCCAGTAGACGGATTGCCAGGCGATCTCGTCGCGGTTCAGGCCACGTCCGGCGATCCGCTCCCGCAGTTCATGCACCGTGTCGTGCGCGAAGTCGTCAGACACCGCACCTAGCCCATGCACCAGCAACACACCGACTTTCTTGTTCATTTATACCCCCTATGGTACCGGCTGGTTGAATGATCGATGCTGTGCCGGTACCTGCTCGTCCGACTCTTACGGTTGAATTCAAGGTCACATTAAATTTACCACACAAATATATAGGGAGAATCAACCTGTGCAAGCATGGGCTCTTGTCACCGACCATGGAACCCTACCCCTTTCCCGCACGAAACTCCCGATCGAAGCGGAGCATCTCTTCCGTCGCACTCCCCTCCAGCGCGAGGTAGTCGTCCACGCTGCGCCCCAATAGAAATAGAGCCTCCTGACGCAGGTCCAGGTGCAGGTAGATTTCGCTTTCATTCAAGGTGCCGGACGAAACGGGCTCTGTTTTGGGGCTGGTGAAAAGGTGCATCACCGACTGGAACCCTCTTCTCTCCTCCCCTTTCTTTTGGCGCAGCAGTTCGCCCAGTATCTCCTCTGCGGCCGCAGCCAGCGTGATGACGCTGAAGAGGTCAGCGCCGGCAAAGAAAAGCTTGAGCGCGGTCTGCAGTTGCCTGTAGGCGACATCCTTCTTGTGAAACTTTTCGATATTCATGCTCAGGCTCCGGTTTCGGGGTTCGCAGCTACTCTGGATAAAAAAAGGCCGCGCTCCTTGTCGGGAGCGCGGCCTTTTTAATGATGCCGGCGAACTGTGAAGCAGCTGGAACCGCAGCGCTTAGGCTTTGGTCACGGCCACTTTCAGGGTTGCGCTCACTTCCGGGTGGATCTTCACGGTTGCGGTGAAATCGCCCAGCTGCTTGATCGGCTCGGCGAGGACGATGCGCTTGCGGTCCATTTCGATGCCGTTTGCCTTGAGCTGCTCTGCCAGTTCCATGTTGGTGACGGCGCCGAAGAGCCTGTCGTCTGCGCCAGCCTGATGCGCGATGGAAAGGGAAAGGCCTTCGATCTTGGCTGCCAGCTGCTTGGCTGCCTCGAGAACCTTGTTTTTCTTGTATTCGAGGTGACGCTTGGCGTGCTCGAGCGCTTTAGCGTTCTTCTCGGTAGCCTCGATGGCGAAGCCTTTCGGGAGCAGGAAGTTGCGGGCGTAGCCCGGTGCTACCTTTACGATGTCGCCGATGTGGCCGAGATTGTCTACGTTTTCTTTGAGAATTACCTTCATGTTGCCTC
Proteins encoded in this region:
- the ilvY gene encoding HTH-type transcriptional activator IlvY, with translation MVLMDAMDNLELMITRGQNMDLRELEVFLTVAETLHFGRASQACNLSPSALTRTIQRMEEQLEQPLFLRDNRTVTLSPAGERLKSYARLCLQEWQSFRAAIKDEQSVAGTLSIYASITAVYSLLPELLESYREKYPEVQLELRTGAAEQAVTQVQNGEIDLAVAALPDRHSSNLEFLPIATIPLIFIAPRHAIAADVPQEGGELDLSRAPLVLPQTGLSRRRLDQWLKEHRISPNITSEVSGNEAIIAMVRLGCGVGIVPQLVLERSPFRDEVAVLEKAPSLKPYEVGLCCGRRNLQRPSVKAFWQLAEKQSINQKKVTQRRKGAK
- the ilvC gene encoding ketol-acid reductoisomerase, yielding MGVNYFNTLPLRRQLQELGTCRFMDASEFANGCEYVKGKKIVIVGCGAQGLNQGLNMRDSGLDVSYTLRKEAIEQKRQSYLNASENGFKVGSYEELLPGADIVMNLAPDKQHSNVVDTVIPFMKQGAVFSYAHGFNIVEEGTQIRKDLTVVMVAPKCPGSEVRAEYKRGFGVPTLIAVHGENDPNGDGLEIAKALASAQGGDRAGVLESSFVAEVKSDLMGEQTILCGMLQAGALLCFDKMTQNGIAAPYAVKLIQYGWETITEALKHGGITNMMDRLSNPAKLIAFKLADELKDIMRPLFQKHMDDIMSGEFSRTMMEDWANDDVKLLTWREQTGQTAFEKTEAAGEISEQEYFDKAILMVAMVKAGVELAFETMVQTGIEPESAYYESLHETPLIANTIARKKLYEMNRVISDTAEYGCYLFSHACVPLLKDFMSKVGTDVIGKGLAAKDNSVDNQLLVAVNAEIRSHLVEEVGAELRAAMKGMQKIV
- the rplI gene encoding 50S ribosomal protein L9; this translates as MKVILKENVDNLGHIGDIVKVAPGYARNFLLPKGFAIEATEKNAKALEHAKRHLEYKKNKVLEAAKQLAAKIEGLSLSIAHQAGADDRLFGAVTNMELAEQLKANGIEMDRKRIVLAEPIKQLGDFTATVKIHPEVSATLKVAVTKA